Below is a window of Calditrichota bacterium DNA.
GCACTTAATCCCCGCTCGGCGCAATCAGCTCAGCGCGTAGCAGAAGACTGCGGCGGCGGTCACTAAGTTCAAACTCTCGGCGTTGCCTTTGGGTTTCAGGGTGACTTTGTGTTTGCAGGCGGATTCGAGTTCTGCTGAGATGCCGCGTGACTCGTTGCCGAGCACCAAAAGTTTTGGAGATGCAAAGGACTCACTTACGCTCACGCCTTCATGAGCGGCGAGTGCAATTGAATCACCTTTCCAATCTAAAACAAATCGGTGGATATCACCCACCTCGCGGACGGGTTGATGAAAGATCGAGCCCATCGAGCCGCGCACGACTTTTTCGTTCCACACGTCCGCCGAGCCGGGGCCAAGAATCAACTCCGACGCGCCGAAGAAATCCGCGACGCGAAGCAGCGCGCCGCAGTTGCCGGGATCGCTGACCTGTTCGCACAACAGCGTGACGCCCGACTTGCGCGCGGGAAGTTTGAACTGTTTGCCGACGGCGGCGATGCCTTGCGTGGCCTCGACTTGCGACACGCGGCGAAAAACGTCCGTGTTGAGTTGGTAGCTCAGAATTTTGGGGAATTCGTACGCGAGAAATTCCCAGCGCGAGGCCTCCGTGCTCTGTAATAGTAAGCAATCCACGGCCTCGGCGGCCAGCGCCTCGCGCACGCAGACTTCGCCCTCGATCAGGAACAATCCCGATTCGCGGCGAAATTTTTTCTGCGACAGCCGCGCCCAGTCTGCGACCTGCTTACGTGTAGGTGAAAGGAGATCTGTCATAATTTCGCGTCCGGCCCATAGACATTCAGCGTCGGAGTTCGGTATCTCAGATTGAGTTGAAACTCTTCAAGAAGTGTTGGATCGTTGATTTCAAGAATATATGCACCCAAAGCGTATACTCCACTTCATCCCGGTCTGTTTTGCTGCATCAGATTCGTCAACGCACCGTAAATCGACGCAGTGCTTCTCCGGGTATGACAGGGACAATCATCAGCGATCGTTCTCAACACACTAATCAAATTCGTAGAGTCCTCAACAGAAAACATCTGAGGTTGTGTCTCCTTCTTCTTGTGAGAACCTGGACCCAAAAACACCAGTCCATCGATCAACCCTTCGCAGCGCATCGGAGTATCTTTGCTTAGCCCTTCAAAATGCTTGAGCGCGCGCCATGCAAAAATCTTGCGATTGGTCGTGTCTCGCAGTGAATTATATCGCGCGAATAGCAAACGGTTATCGTCATCTTGTTCTGTCGCCCGCTGAACCTCAAACTCAAACCAATTTGAAGTCACTCCAAGATCGAAATACCCTCGGTACTTCCCGGGCAAAAGACCAACCATTGAGTGCGTCGACTCATTGAAGGAGTGTTCCCCGTCATATGGAGGAAATCTATTTTCTTCGACGAGCGGTGCGCCAAGGTGTCCCCACTTCAATTCGTACACCCCGCCGCTCGGTATAAAACACATTGAGTCCGTTGCATCATGCGGGAGCCTTCGCATCACGCTCAAACTCGGCGCCAAAAGATTAAACAACCCCCCGTCGGATTTTTCTAAGTGAATCAGGTGGCGATCTGTATTTTGCCAGCTCAGTTTTGTCGAGGGCGAGTCGACCAGCGTCTCGATATACATTCGCACATACATCTCCTCGCCTTCCACATAGTCCGCCTTCCACATCTTCCCTCGGACGGCGTATTCACTCTTCCGCGCAGAAATCTCCGCAGAAGACAGCGATCGATAAGATCGTGGCTGCGTGTCCGTACATGCTGCCCCAATCAGCCCCAAAACCACGGCAACTATGATACAAGCGGAGCGCATGTCTCAACTCGTCCTCAAATACCCATCTCTCTTTAGCCCCCAGAAGCCTACGACCATCAGCACGAACCAGACCGCCGCCCAGAGGTTGTTTAGCATCAGAAGATAGCCTAATCCGAGGGTCAATCCAAATACGAAGAGGAAGCCCCACGCGAAGCCGCGAGCGGGAGTCTTTAGGGATTGTGTTTTGGGAAGAGTCAAGCCGTGTTTGCGGCAGTGCTCGGCTACCGGTGCCCAAAATCCCGGGGGCGAGGTGCGGCGGTAGAACTCGATTAGTTGCCCCATCGGCGCGGGCTTGGTCAGGAAGGTCGCGGATAGCCAAATCGCCATCGAGCCAAAGGTGATGATCAAGAGTTTCAATCCGAAATACATCGGCCCCGCGCTGAACAGCGCCACGGTGATGACGCTCGAAGCGGCCATCGCGGCAATTTCGCTCCATGCGTTGATGCGCCACCAGAACCATCTGAGAATATACACCGGCCCGGTGCCTGCGCCGAAGGCGATCACGAATTTGAAGGCTTCGGTGACGCTGGACGTGTAGTAGGCCGCGAGTCCTGCCGCAATCAATACGAGTACCGTGGCATATTTACCGGCGCGCAAATAGTGCTTTTCGTCTTTGTCTTTGACTAAGAAATGTCTGTAAAAATCGTGAACCAGATAGCTCGCGCCCCAATTGAGTTGTGTGGAGACCGTGCTCATGAACGCGGCCAAGAGTGACGCGACCATCACACCCAGCCAACCCGACGGCATGACTTTCATCATCAGGTTTGGATAGGCCATCTCGGGATCGTCGACGACGGGATAGATGATCAACGTGCAGAGCGCGACGATCACCCACGGCCACGTGCGAAAGGCCAAATTTGTCAAACTATACCACAACGTCGCCAAAAACGCGTGCTGCTCATTTTTGCAGGCATTTTGCCGCTGAATGATTTTCCCGCCGCCGTCGCTATTGACATTGGCCCACCACGTGATGCCTGTGTAAACCAAGAATCCCAGAAACGCTGGCGTCCACCAGTCCGCCGAGGCCATCGCCGCTGTGCCGGGGTCGGGCATCATCGCAAGTTTCGCCGCTTCGCCGCGCTCGATCAGTGTCTTATGTAATATGGAGAGGCCGCCGACTTCTTTGACGGCAAAGATCGCAAAAGCAATAGCCCCAATTTGGGCAAGAATGTATTGCACCATGTCCGTCAAGGCGACGCCCCACAATCCCGAGAGCATCGTATAGATGAAGGCCAGCCCGGCAAACAGCGCGATGGTTTCAACCTTGTCCCAACCGATGGCGGCATTCATGATTTTCGCCAAAGCCAAAAATACCCAGCCCATTGCAATGACATTGATCGGCAGCGCGAGCCACAAGGCACGAAATCCTCTGAGGCCACGTGTGATCTTTGTGTGGCCGTAACGCAATTCGGTTAGCTCAACATCCGTTAAAACCTTCGCTCTTCTCCATAGCGGAGCCAAAAAGAAGGCCGAGAACAGCGAGCCAATTCCGAAACACCACCACTGCCAATTCTCGTATATCCCCATCGTGCGCACGAGCTTGGTCACATAGAGCGGCGTATCGCAGCTAAAGCTCGTGGCCACCATCGAGGTCCCGGCAATCCACCACGGCAGCGCCCGTCCCGCCAAGAAATATTCTTCGGTAGACTTGTGCGCACGCCGAGTCATGGCGATGCCCACGAGCAAGCTGAGGATGTTGTAACCTATGATGATGGACCAGTCGAGGGGGCTTAGCATTCGCGTTGTGGCTTTGAGTTTATTTCGGAATAGGTAAGAGAAAAGAGGTAAGACGTATGAACCCGGAACTTAGGCGCTCGATCGTGCTGTTTTTAGTATTGCCACAAAGATCGCAATCAACTCATCCGCTTCCTGTTTTAGCGGTCCTAATAGGGACGGCTTAATTAGCTGCAAGTCGGTGATCAGATCCAGCCAATACAACGTTTCTTCCAATTCCTGGAGGCACATCTGATGCTTGTTAACGTAGTCAGCTTTGGAACGCGACCTGTATGCTTCGGCATAGTTGGCGCCCACAGAAGTGCTTGAACGAAGTATCTGCGAGGCAATTACTTTGCTGGGGCCAGATTTCGGCAATTTCGATACAAGGTTAATGATCCGGATTGCGAACTGTCGCGTTCGAAGCCGCAAATCCTGACGAGTTTTCGCCTGACTTTCAGGGCTCATACCTCTGACCTCATACCTCTTACCTATTCTGAAATCCGCCATCTCAAACGCGCCTGCCCCTCCCCTCGAAATAAACAAACCTTCCTCCATTATTGCAAACAAACCGAGTGCTTGAGTGACTTTAGTCGCTTGCGGGAGACAATCGCATTTCTTAGCTTGTTAAATCCTTCACAAACCCTCTTTCAAACCTACTTTCGGAGGTAATATTTATGTCGAAAACTGCGGCCGCTGATAGGGATTATTCAAATTTCATGAAATGGGTCGAAACCCGTAATCCCGGTCAACCGGAATTTCTTCAGGCCGTGGGCGAAGTGGCCGAGTCGGTGTTCCCGTACTATCTCGAGCATGACGAGCTTCGCGAAGCCAGAATCCTCGAGCGTCTGACCGAACCTGACCGTGCCTTCCAATTCCGCGTCGCATGGGAAGACGATCGCGGCAAAGTCCAGGTGAACCGCGGCTATCGCGTGGAATTCTCCAGTGCGATTGGCCCGTACAAAGGAGGTCTGCGGTTCCATCCGACCGTCAACCTCAGCATTCTCAAATTCCTCGGATTTGAGCAAGTCTTTAAGAACGCATTGACGACCCTGCCCATGGGCGGCGGTAAAGGCGGCTCCGACTTTGATCCCAAGGGAAAATCGGATCGCGAAGTCATGAGATTCTGCCAGGCATTTATGTCCGAACTGTTCCGCCACCTCGGCCCGAACACCGACGTACCGGCCGGTGATATCGGCGTCGGCGGACGCGAAGTCGGCTTCCTGTTCGGCAAGTACCGTCAGCTCAAAAATGAGTTCACGGGCACGCTGACCGGCAAGGGCATCACCTACGGCGGCAGCTTGATCCGTCCGGAAGCCACCGGCTACGGCACGGTTTACTTCCTGCAGGAAATGCTGCACCACCACGGCGACAGCCTTGAAGGCAAGAAAGTCGCGATCAGCGGATCGGGCAACGTCTCCCAATATGCCGCCGAGCGCGTCATCAAGGAAGGCGGCACGGTTGTCACGCTGTCCGACTCGAACGGATATATCTATGACCCGAACGGCATCGACCGTAAGAAGATTCTGTGGGTGATGGAACTCAAGAATGAAAAGCGCGGCCGTATCTCCGAATATGCCGAAAAGTATGGCTGTGAGTATCACGAAGGCAAGCGTCCGTGGGAAGTCCCGTGTGACGTCGCTCTGCCGTGCGCGACTCAGAACGAAGTGTCGCTCGACGACGCCAAGACTCTGGTCAAGAACAAGTGCAAGTACGTCGCCGAAGGCGCGAACATGCCGACGGAACCGGATGCTACCGAATACTTCCAGAAGAACGGCGTCATCTACGCACCGGGCAAGGCTTCCAACGCGGGCGGCGTGGCTGTCTCCGGTTTGGAAATGTCGCAGAACAGCCTGCGTCTGTCGTGGACGCGCGGTGAAGTCAACGAGCGCTTGAAAGGTATCATGCAGGATATCCACAAGCAGTGCGTGCACTACGGCTCAGGCAAGAACGGCATGAATTATGTCGTCGGCGCCAACGTCGCAGGATTCGCCAAGGTCGCAAACGCGACGTTCGAACAGGGATTGATGTAAGACGTCTCCCGTGTATCATATGACAGGCCCCCGTGAAAACGGGGGCTTGTTTTTCGACCCGAAGACTATCAACTTTAATCATAACAAATGAGGCGGATGGATGAAAACAGCTTCTTGTCTTGCCTTGCTTATTTTGATTTTGCTCATGGACGGCGACAGCTTGGCCATGAGTATCTCTGCGCAGACTCCACGAAGTGCTTCTCTGGATGACGCAGACCCGAATGCTACGCATGATCTGATTGCCCACGATGTAGGAAATGTCCGGGCAACACTCAGCAATTATGGGGAATATGGCAATCCCAATGGCGTTTCCGGTTTCTATGGGATGGAGTTCCCCATAAACAGCGGCAATAGGTTCTTGTTCTCTGCCGGAATTTGGGTGGGCGCCGTGGTCAACGGCCAAATGCTCGTTTCTACAACGACAGACGGTGACAACGGCACGGGCGAATTTTGGCCCGTGCATATCGGTACGATTCCGGAAACGAACACGAGCGATCCGGATTGGTACATCTCGTCTTGTGCCTTTGCCGAACGAAACGGCAAGTTTTTTGTCCGCGGCGTGATGGAACGTGACGACGACGGAGATTGGAACCTCGAAACCGACGACTTGGACGGCGACTTGCTTCCTTCCGGAAATTGGGACGGCGGCAACGGACTGCTGTTCTTTGATGATGACGGTGACGGGCTGATAGATGAAGAAAGCCCCGACGGAATCGACAATGACGGCGATGGCCGGATCGATGAGGCACGGACGGCCAAAGTGATGCCAATGGCGACGGCAACGAAAGCTACGATCCGGAGCCGCATGTCGACGAAGATCCGGTCGGGGACATGGCCGATGACCACATTGACAATGACCACGACGGATTGGTGGATTCCGACGATCCTGATTGGGACGGGGATTGCTGTCCGGGTTCACTCGACGACGACGGCGACGGGTTGTTTGATGAAGATATCGCCGCGTTTGGCGAGCAAGAGTATTTCTGTGTTTATCAGGACAGCATTCAACCGCAATATGTTTCCAGTCCGGATGTGGACGGGCATACTCCTCTCGATATCGAAATCGCACAGCGAAGCTGTGCCTGGAGTGATTCGCTAGTGCAGAATGTCATCATTCTCGAATATACGGTCCGCAACATGGGGCTTGAAGATCTGGAAGATGTGCATCTCGCGTTTTTCGCGGATGCGGACATTGTTGCTCAAGGCGAGAGTGGTGACGCAGGATCGCTTGATGACGGGACGTATTTCGATGCTGAACGGAAGATGATGGTGACCTATGACGACTACAGAGATGCCGACGGACCGGGTCCCGGTGTTTTTGCAGTCAAGGCATTGCGTCCGCCAATCATGTGGCAAAACACCGAGTTTTCCTACCGGAATTTTGAGCGCTCGTCCGGTGGTGATCCGGAAACCAATGCCGACAAGTTTCTGGTGATTTCGAGTGGGGACCTCGACGGTCCGTCTCGGCAGCTTGGGGATTGGAGGATGTTGATGGGGTGGGGTGCGGCAAACGGCAGTCTTACTCTTGCGCCGACTGAGATCATGAGTTTCAGTGTTGCGATGTTTGCCGCTGCCGATACGAATGATGCAAAGGAGATTGCTGATAGGTTTCTGGGAGATTTTTCTTACCTTGATGCACCAAACAGGCCAAGTATTGCAAGTGAATTTACACTGCACCAAAACTACCCTAACCCGTTCAATCCAACAACGACCATAGGATTTAGTTTGGCGAAAGCAATGACCGTGAGGCTGACGGTCTATGACGGGACGGGACGCGAAGTTGGCACGCTTTTCGACGACCGCGCCGAAGCGGGCACACACACTGTTCTGTTTGACGGAACAGCGTTTGCGTCTGGAACCTATTTCTATTCGTTGAAGTCCGGACGTTCTTACTGCGCCAAGAAGATGATATTGATAAAATAGATCGGCGGTGTATTTTTGCCGCTTGACGACAGGAAGGATGGAATAATGAGACTTGGATATGCGCTACTTTTCGCCGTATTAATCGGAAGCATTGCTAACACGGCAACTGGAACCAACGTGACTTTTCAGTGCCAGATGTCCGTTCAAATCGAACTTGGAAATTTTAACCCGAATTCCGACACTCTCGTTGTCAGAGGCTCGTTTGACGGTTGGGCGGGCAACGATTATCCGCTGCTGCCAAACGGAACTCTCTACGCGATCACCACGGATATTCCGCCCGGAGACATCGAATACAAGTTTGTCATGGTACGCGGAGGATCTGACCAATGGGAGTTTGTGGAAAATCGCACGGTGACAGTCGAGACAACTCCTCTCGTATTGCCCGTCTTCTATTTCAACAACATTGTGTCGTCCCAATCCGCAGACGTGGAAGTCCTGTTTCGCGTCGACATGGGAGTCCAGACCGTCAACGGTAACTTCGATCCAGAGACGGATTGGGTGGTTGTTCGTGGAGGGCACGACAGCCTCTTCTTCTGGGGAGGAAGCCGCCAATTGTATGAAGAGCCGGGTAATCCGGGTGTGTATTCGCGATGGGTTCTGTTCCCAAATCTGCTGGTTGAAAATCTCGTCGAATACAAATTTGTCATATTGGACAATGGTGATGTCAACTCTGCCGATTGGGAAATAGCTCCAAACAGATCGTTTCAAGCGACAGGCCAAGAGCCGGACAATCTTCCTCCTCCTTCCGGTGACGGATACGGCGAGATAACCCCCGGCCTGGTGTACTTTTCCGACTTATCCTGGGATGATGTGCTTGTTTCGAACGTGGACGTCGTGTTTTCCGTTGATGCAAGACCCTTGTACGGCAGAATTGCCGACGAGGTTTTTATTTACGATTTTCAGACTGGTGACACAATCCGCTCCGTTGAGTCGATTCAAGTCGCAGGAGACTTCAATTACTGGCCGTGGGGCAACTTCCCGGCGTCGTACTTCTTAAATGACAGCGGAGTTAACGGCGACAATGTTGCAGGGGATTCGGTATTCAGTCTGACGGTTCCATTTGTCATTGGCGATCCTCGGGACGTCACATACAAGTACGGCGTAAACGAACGGAATGTTGAAGCAACTTTTTGGTATAACCACTTGCAGACGATTGACGACAGCCAACCGTTGTTCCGTTTTGCGACGGACTGTTGGGGTTCGCAGGACAATTGGTATCAGGATTGGCCGTGCCAGCCATTGAATCGAGGAACGGTGTCGCTCGTTTCTTCCGGGCCGCCGGTGTGGGAGTATGAATTGCAGCATCTTTCCGGCGCCATTGACCGCTTCGTGTTCACGGGAACGTGCATTGGAACATCCGCATGGGTAAGCGGCGCTGCGGAATCCGCTGGATGGAGTGCGACAGCCTACGACGATTCCATAGTCCTGTCATCTGCGACTCCGTTGATGAACGGTTTGCTCGGCAGCTTCATGCTTTCACATCCCGTTTGCGATGGCACAATCTCTTGGCACATGGAAGATACTACTGGAACCATTGCCGGACCGTCAGGACAAGGTCTTCCGAGGGCGCCCGACAGCTTGTCCATCTATTGTGATATAGACGAGCCGTCGTTGATTTTGCGCTGGTCGCGGGTCACACAAGACTATATGGGGCAACCTTTGGTTCCTGATGCCTACTACGTTTTTCGTAGTTCGGAACCGGATTTCCCGGGCGGGGGGGATTTGATCGGAACGGTCAGCGGAATGGATCCGCCGGAATTTACCGATTTCGACGTCGGAACAGCGGAGTCGGAATATTTCTACAGAATAAAGGCAGTAGTCTTTCCGGAATAGACGGCAACAGAAAGCCCCCGCATTTGCGGGGGCTTCTTTACGGTCAAGGGTGGCTGTTATCTGAGTAGAAGCATCTTCTTGGTTGTGCTGTGTGCTCCCCATTCCAATCTGTAGAAATAGAGTCCGCTGGAAAGTCCGTTGGCAACAAAGTTGACACTGTGGTAGCCCGCGGTCAGAGTCCCGCTCATCAAAGTCTCCACCAACTGCCCGCGAATATTATAAATCTTCAGCGATCCGTTTGTCGTCACCGGAATCTCAAACTCGATCGTCGTGTTCGGATTGAACGGATTCGGATAGTTTTGATGAAGCGCTGTCGTGGTCGGCAGCGGTTCAACCGGAGGCTTGGGAACGTCGAGCACTTGTGTTCTGAGTGCATTCAACGACGCCGCGAGCAGCTCCTGTGCTTGCTGCTCCTCCACAAAGTAGAGGGGGAAACCGAAAAAGATTTCTCCGGGACCAATCACGGCACACGGCGAATGGTCGAAACCTGAGGTGTCGCTTTCACTCAAGATTACGTCGTACAGCGTCCACGTGTTGCCGCGCCGCCAGAAAAAATCCACTCCCGGCAAGAAGTCGAAATTCGTGATGTTGAGATACCTTAGTTCAGAGAGTTTGGCCATGTCCCACGCGAGTGCCGGGAAGTCCTCATCCGTCGCCGTTGCGCCAACCGTTCGAATGTCGGACAGAGGGTTGGTCGGAAGATACCGCATTGCGGCCCAAACCGAGTCAAACTCGAGCGGAGCAAACTGCGACAATGTGAGCTGAGAACGCAGCACGCCGATGCTGCTTGTGGAACCGTACACCGTGTTGCGTCCGAAACGAATCAGCTTCCCGCCAATCGCGACATACCGGCTAAGCACACTTTCGATGGCGCTTTGATGCAGCGTGCGCAAGGTGTATGGATTTTCGTTGTGCCAAATGACCACTTGATACCGGGCCAAACTGTCGAGCGGCAAGACGTCCGCCTCATTCGGCGGATCATAATAGTCAAACGGCTCGTTTATTTGCCCGAGCAAATGCTGATAGAAATTTCTGACGAGCGTATCCGATACGGCCATTCGAGTATACTCTGCGGCCAATGGAGTTTTGGTCTCGTCATACACGAGAATCGAAAGCGTCGGAGCATAAGGAATCAATGTGATTTCGTTGCCCGGCAAACTCTCGACGACGTTTGTTCCCACGATCACCAGCCAATAGGTATACTCGACACCCGAGAACACAGCTTGGTCTACCAAGAAGGTCGTGGTCAAGTTGTCAAACACTACAGTATCATTCGCCGACGTGCGTACGAGTTTGTAGTGAGAAAACATCGGATCGTCCACGGATTCCCAATGCAGAGAATCGCCGCCGTCAATGGCAGCACCTTCAAGCAATCCGTCGTTGGGAACCGCGCCGACGCGCGCGAGCTTTCGCGCCGGAAAACTGCGATGGCCGTCCACGTCGTAGGTCTCGACTTCGATCAGCCAGTCGTCGCCGTTCGTCAAATCGGCAATCGTGTATTCTGTTTCTGAAATCTGAACTTCCGTAAACTCCGTTCGCTCGCCTTGTCCTCCGTCTGCGATGCCATAGACACGGTAGCCTGCGACTCCGCCGACTTCGGGCTGAAGCCAAGCGAGCGGCAACTCCTGATTCGCGGCGTGAGTCAGCAGCAAATCCACCGCAGGAGTAGGCGGCTGATAGGCATAGCCCGCATCATAGAGTGTGCGTGCGGATTCATAGCTCTCCAAGAGTCCGGCATAGTTAAACAACGTCGAATCGAGATTCGTGGGATCCGGTTGTGGATTGTCGGGATCGTGGAAGTATTCACCGATGAACAGCGTAGACGTGAAACTTCCAGACTCGCCGGGAGCAAGCCGGAAATGGCACATCCCGTCTTCGTCGACGTGATCATAGTGCCCGAATTGATTCCAACTCAGCATAAAGCGGCAGTCGTAACCGTCGGCAATATCTCGCTGCGTCGCATCATCGATATCCACCGCCCGCCATGTGTGGTCCGTTCCGGGATGACAGGGATAATCGTCATTTTGTGCCGGGTGTGCGGCGCGAAGTGCATATTGTCCGTAGTCGTGCTCGCCGCTGGCCAACAAGTCGTACTTGTGCAAGTCTCCTTCGGGAGTTCCCCAAGTACTCATCCAATCGGGAGAATCCGTCCACGACGGTCCGAAGTCGAGACTTAGATCTGCGTTCGGATTCCACCAGTTGTAGCTTCCCGGTTGATTCGTTGAGAGCGAGTCCGCAGAAATTGAGAGACCGGCGAATCCCAGCGCGTGCGGCAAGCGGAAGTCACCCGACTGCACCGTGCGTCCGTCGTTGTCAGCAATCCAACCGAGGGTACGATCCGTTCCATCGTGGACCAGCAATGCACCGGTGATGTCGTCAATATGATCATTGATATTTCCCGCAACGCCGATATCCCCATCCAGATACAATCCTAACACGGGATCGAAAATCGTATCGGGGCTGATGTTCTCAATCTGGAATTCCAAAATAACAAACCGCGCGAAATCTGGAGAGGACCAGAGTCGCGCGGTCTGTGTAATTTCGATTCCGATTGGAACGTGCGGTCCGTCGGTGGGGTCGTTTCGTACAAAGATCTGATCCGTCAAGGTGTCCGTGTACACTGCAACGGCTTCGATATTCGCATGGGCCGACGGATCATAAATACTGTTGCCGAAACAATCCGTCGCGTCAGGGAGATTCGATCTCAGTGTGATTCCGTGGCCGGGTAATTCTCCGGCGTGAAATTCGTTAATCGACGGATTTTGCCAGCCGTCCGTGCCCACGGAGACCCGGAAATTCCGGTTTGTCCCGTCATTGATGTAAGCTCCAATCCAAACAGCGCCTTGAAACAGATAGTTCGCACCTGAGCCGATGGGGTATTCAAACTGCGGCGCCCACTCTCCGTCGCACGGATTATCCAACGAGCCCGATTGATTTGCACCGTCGTTTCCGAAGAAACCCCAATTTGTAAAATTGAGCGCCAACGTGCCGTTATTCAGGACATAATTCTCGTCCTGAGGATGGGCGACATCGAGCGCTCTTCGCGGTTCGCGGAGTGGTCCGCGTTCCATGTTTGCCGACCACGAAACCTGCGCGGCCAGCAGCAGTAGTCCAACCAGCATCCAACGGGACATGTGACACCTCCCGCAGCAGTAGCTGCTTGTTGCGATTCTATGGGACCCCGTATAAGATACCCTCAACCCAAAGAAAAGTCAAGTTGTCCATATTTATCTCAAAGCCGCAGTCGATAGCTTTCACTGACAATCAGATGCAATCTGTGTTAAGACTCGCGCAAGCTTTCTTAGGCTCGACAACCTACTTCAATCAATCTGCAGTTTGATTCGCAGTAGAGTTGGAGATCGCTTCTCGCCTGTTTCATTTAAGAACTAAACAAGGCAAGTAAATAGGTGCTGCCGGAAAGAAGCGCTTTAGGTGGGTGCGCTCTTTTGAAGATCCTTCAGCCGCAGCGGCTTCAGGATGACAAGGGTTTTGAGCGGCCTCAGGATGACAAGGGCTCTGATATGAAATATGAAAATCAGAGCAGTGTCAACTTATCCACTTCAACGTGTACTTCGCCGTCATGTAAAGTCCCACACAAATAAACACCACTCCCGTCGTGAGCCGCGCCCATTTTTCGAAGAAAGTCAGGCGGCCGTAGAGCTTGCCCGTGGCTTGCGCGCCGAAGACAATTACCGCCGCAAACAGCAAAACCGGCAAGGCAGTGCCCACACCATACACCGCCGGGAAAATTCCAATTGAGTTATGTTGCGCCGCCAGCGGAATCAAACTTCCAAAAAACAGCGCCGCCGACACCGGACAAAACGATACGGCGAAGATTGCGCCCAAGAAAAAGGCTCCCGCCGAACCCCACAACTCCGCGCGCTTGGCCAACCGTTCGATGAAACCACTGCCGCTTGCGACGGGAAGTTTGATCCAACCCGCGAGAATCACTCCTATCAAAATCAAAAACGGGCCGAGCGCTTCGTGCATGTATTTTTGCAAGCCAAACGAGAGCTTCGACAGCGACAACACACTCCACACCACGAGCGCGCCGACCACGACATACGCAAGCATTCGTCCGGCGGTGTAGAGCACACCCGACCACATCGCGCTCGCCGGAGCATTGGCTTTGCGCGCGACGAACGACACCGCCGCGATGTTTGTGGCCAGTGGGCACGGGCTGATCGAAGTCAGAATCCCCAACCACGCCGCCGTGCCGAGTCCGAGCAGATACTCGTTCATTTAGCTGCCCAGAAACTCCGCGACCTGCGCTTCGACGTACTTCTTGAATTCTGCTTCGTCATTCAAGTAATCCCACACTTTGTCGCAGTTTTTCCACTTCACTTGCTTGCCGTTTTCATATCTGACCAAAACCAGCGCCTTCGTGAAAAGCTGGAAGTCATCGACAAAGTGCTCGTTGGCTTCTTCGTCGAGATTCTTCATCATCCACGACAGTTCGCCGCTTGCGAGTTGCTCTGAAAATCCGTTTTCAATCGCTTCGTGCGAGTACTTTTCGATCTTCAAGCAATTGGAACAGCGAATCGTATTGTAGAAATAGTAGGCCACATTGGTAACCTGCGGAGTGGCCGCGCTGTCGGGAGTTGTTTCTTCCGCCAGCACAGGCAAGGCGACGGCCATTAGTAAGGAAATAATCAACACTCTCAT
It encodes the following:
- a CDS encoding T9SS type A sorting domain-containing protein, with the translated sequence MSRWMLVGLLLLAAQVSWSANMERGPLREPRRALDVAHPQDENYVLNNGTLALNFTNWGFFGNDGANQSGSLDNPCDGEWAPQFEYPIGSGANYLFQGAVWIGAYINDGTNRNFRVSVGTDGWQNPSINEFHAGELPGHGITLRSNLPDATDCFGNSIYDPSAHANIEAVAVYTDTLTDQIFVRNDPTDGPHVPIGIEITQTARLWSSPDFARFVILEFQIENISPDTIFDPVLGLYLDGDIGVAGNINDHIDDITGALLVHDGTDRTLGWIADNDGRTVQSGDFRLPHALGFAGLSISADSLSTNQPGSYNWWNPNADLSLDFGPSWTDSPDWMSTWGTPEGDLHKYDLLASGEHDYGQYALRAAHPAQNDDYPCHPGTDHTWRAVDIDDATQRDIADGYDCRFMLSWNQFGHYDHVDEDGMCHFRLAPGESGSFTSTLFIGEYFHDPDNPQPDPTNLDSTLFNYAGLLESYESARTLYDAGYAYQPPTPAVDLLLTHAANQELPLAWLQPEVGGVAGYRVYGIADGGQGERTEFTEVQISETEYTIADLTNGDDWLIEVETYDVDGHRSFPARKLARVGAVPNDGLLEGAAIDGGDSLHWESVDDPMFSHYKLVRTSANDTVVFDNLTTTFLVDQAVFSGVEYTYWLVIVGTNVVESLPGNEITLIPYAPTLSILVYDETKTPLAAEYTRMAVSDTLVRNFYQHLLGQINEPFDYYDPPNEADVLPLDSLARYQVVIWHNENPYTLRTLHQSAIESVLSRYVAIGGKLIRFGRNTVYGSTSSIGVLRSQLTLSQFAPLEFDSVWAAMRYLPTNPLSDIRTVGATATDEDFPALAWDMAKLSELRYLNITNFDFLPGVDFFWRRGNTWTLYDVILSESDTSGFDHSPCAVIGPGEIFFGFPLYFVEEQQAQELLAASLNALRTQVLDVPKPPVEPLPTTTALHQNYPNPFNPNTTIEFEIPVTTNGSLKIYNIRGQLVETLMSGTLTAGYHSVNFVANGLSSGLYFYRLEWGAHSTTKKMLLLR
- a CDS encoding sulfite exporter TauE/SafE family protein, which produces MNEYLLGLGTAAWLGILTSISPCPLATNIAAVSFVARKANAPASAMWSGVLYTAGRMLAYVVVGALVVWSVLSLSKLSFGLQKYMHEALGPFLILIGVILAGWIKLPVASGSGFIERLAKRAELWGSAGAFFLGAIFAVSFCPVSAALFFGSLIPLAAQHNSIGIFPAVYGVGTALPVLLFAAVIVFGAQATGKLYGRLTFFEKWARLTTGVVFICVGLYMTAKYTLKWIS